In Polynucleobacter sp. MWH-S4W17, a genomic segment contains:
- the pyrF gene encoding orotidine-5'-phosphate decarboxylase, which produces MNSRLNTFNQQLQSAWASQGSMLCVGFDPDPKRLPPSLKGNAEGIYEFCREIADATADLVCAFKPQFAYFASQRAEAQLEKLIKHLKDKYPHIPVILDSKRGDIGSTADHYALEAFDRYSADAVTVNPYMGFDTIEPYLKYTGKGVIVLCRTSNPGGSDLQFLNVSPNGEPLYLHVAKLAAQQWNSSDQISLVVGATFPEEIAKVRAIVGDMPLLIPGIGAQGGDVDATVSAGKITGKPGAGMIINSSRAILYASSGADFAEAARVVAMSTRDALRAAANK; this is translated from the coding sequence ATGAACTCTCGCTTAAATACCTTTAACCAGCAACTCCAGTCCGCATGGGCCTCCCAAGGCAGCATGCTGTGTGTTGGTTTTGACCCGGACCCAAAGCGCTTGCCCCCCTCCCTAAAAGGGAATGCCGAGGGTATCTATGAGTTCTGCCGAGAAATCGCTGATGCGACCGCGGATTTGGTCTGCGCCTTCAAACCTCAATTCGCTTACTTTGCCTCCCAAAGAGCAGAGGCTCAATTAGAAAAACTCATCAAGCACCTCAAAGATAAATACCCCCACATCCCAGTCATCCTGGATTCCAAACGTGGAGATATTGGCAGCACTGCTGACCATTACGCCTTGGAAGCCTTTGATCGCTACAGCGCTGATGCTGTAACCGTAAATCCATACATGGGATTTGACACGATCGAGCCCTACCTAAAGTACACAGGCAAAGGAGTTATTGTCCTGTGCCGTACATCCAACCCTGGCGGGTCAGATTTGCAGTTCCTAAATGTGTCACCCAATGGCGAGCCTCTTTATCTGCATGTGGCGAAGCTAGCTGCACAACAGTGGAATAGTTCTGATCAGATCAGCCTGGTAGTCGGCGCTACTTTCCCAGAAGAAATTGCCAAGGTACGCGCCATTGTTGGTGATATGCCTTTATTGATTCCAGGGATCGGCGCTCAAGGCGGTGACGTTGATGCCACTGTCAGCGCAGGAAAAATAACCGGCAAACCAGGAGCAGGGATGATCATTAATTCTTCCCGAGCGATTCTGTATGCCAGTTCAGGTGCTGATTTTGCAGAAGCGGCTAGAGTCGTCGCCATGAGTACTCGGGATGCACTTCGAGCTGCTGCAAACAAATAG
- a CDS encoding RNA-guided endonuclease TnpB family protein, which translates to MSESNKAIRTLRLRVKDKYAKFLFAQACEVNFVWNFVNELSEKHTRRTGKFLSAYDLNQYTTGASKEGLSLHSQTVQAINEEFVARRMQFRKIRLSWRKSGGARRSLGWIPIKKSAIRYRNGQLHYQGKAISLWDSYGLADYELGSGSFSEDSRGRWYFNTTVKVEKKHNTATQSIGIDLGLKECAVTSDGHRLIGRNYRQLEQSLGMAQRAHKKSLVKALHAKIKNRRKDELHKFSTKLAQEYGAIFVGNVSSSKLIKTRMAKSTLDAGWSSLKTMLEYKSAYAGGIFEEINEAYTTQTCSRCGSIATSSPKGRIGLRIREWTCSDCGSVNDRDLNAAKNILALGHERLAGGIPTN; encoded by the coding sequence ATGTCGGAATCTAATAAAGCAATTCGAACCCTGCGATTGCGTGTCAAAGATAAATACGCAAAATTCCTTTTTGCCCAGGCTTGTGAAGTCAATTTCGTTTGGAATTTTGTAAACGAGCTCTCTGAAAAACATACGCGCCGTACTGGTAAATTTCTCTCAGCATACGACCTAAATCAATACACCACTGGCGCGAGTAAAGAAGGTTTGAGCCTACACAGCCAAACAGTACAAGCCATCAATGAGGAGTTTGTTGCTCGCCGAATGCAGTTTCGCAAAATTCGCCTTTCCTGGCGCAAAAGTGGCGGCGCAAGACGCTCTCTGGGCTGGATTCCGATTAAAAAATCGGCAATTCGCTACCGCAATGGCCAGCTTCACTACCAAGGCAAGGCAATTAGTCTATGGGACTCATACGGCTTAGCAGACTACGAACTAGGTTCCGGTTCGTTCTCCGAAGACTCCCGTGGTCGTTGGTATTTCAACACCACAGTCAAAGTAGAGAAGAAACACAATACAGCTACTCAGTCCATAGGTATTGATCTTGGACTAAAGGAATGCGCCGTCACCAGCGATGGGCATCGCCTTATTGGCAGAAATTACCGCCAGCTAGAGCAATCGCTGGGCATGGCACAAAGAGCCCATAAGAAATCCTTAGTCAAAGCACTTCATGCCAAGATCAAGAATCGTCGTAAAGACGAGCTCCATAAGTTCTCTACTAAGCTCGCTCAAGAGTATGGGGCAATATTTGTAGGAAACGTATCCAGTAGCAAACTCATTAAGACAAGAATGGCCAAATCTACGCTAGATGCTGGATGGTCGTCACTCAAAACCATGTTGGAATATAAAAGCGCTTACGCTGGCGGGATATTTGAGGAAATTAATGAGGCTTACACAACCCAGACTTGTTCGCGCTGCGGCTCTATAGCTACCAGCAGTCCGAAAGGTAGAATAGGTTTGCGAATAAGAGAATGGACTTGTTCAGATTGTGGTTCGGTGAATGACCGCGACCTCAATGCGGCCAAGAATATTCTTGCGCTCGGACATGAGCGTCTCGCAGGAGGAATCCCCACCAATTAA
- the corA gene encoding magnesium/cobalt transporter CorA, with protein MINLFVLQNGRLSQEQVEDRNELLQYANPIWIDVVDPEEEELIWIKEAFGVLLPELDDLGDLEASARYFEADDGHLHIRTDFLLDEEETSRNVRVAFVLTKQVLFSIHDEDLPVFRLVRLRARLRPGSVSNAKDVLLDLYSTDAEYSADALEEVYENLEQAGKRVLQDDINDADAEQVLETIAKEEDTNGRIRRNVMDTRRALSFLMRSKLLSDEQQEEARQILRDIDSLENHTAFLFDKINFLMDATVGFINLNQSKIIKIFSVVSVALMPPTLLASIWGMNYKHMPELDATWGYPMAIVAMVISAIIPLWYFHSKGWMK; from the coding sequence ATGATCAACTTGTTCGTCCTGCAAAATGGCCGCCTCTCTCAAGAGCAAGTCGAAGATCGCAATGAATTGTTGCAATATGCCAATCCTATCTGGATTGACGTGGTTGATCCAGAAGAAGAGGAATTAATTTGGATTAAAGAGGCATTTGGCGTACTTTTGCCTGAGTTGGATGACTTGGGTGACTTAGAAGCGTCTGCGCGTTATTTTGAAGCAGATGATGGCCACCTCCACATCCGTACTGATTTCTTATTGGATGAAGAAGAGACCTCTCGCAACGTTCGAGTAGCGTTTGTTCTGACCAAGCAAGTGTTGTTCTCAATTCATGACGAAGATTTGCCAGTGTTCCGTTTAGTTCGCTTGCGCGCGCGTTTGCGTCCTGGCTCAGTGAGCAATGCAAAAGATGTATTGCTAGATTTGTACTCAACAGATGCTGAGTATTCTGCTGATGCTTTGGAAGAGGTTTATGAAAACCTGGAGCAAGCTGGTAAACGAGTTCTGCAAGATGACATCAATGATGCAGATGCTGAGCAAGTCCTCGAAACTATTGCCAAAGAGGAAGATACCAACGGCCGCATTCGTCGTAACGTGATGGATACCCGTAGAGCCTTGTCCTTCCTGATGCGCAGCAAGTTACTCTCTGATGAGCAACAGGAGGAGGCACGTCAAATTTTGCGCGATATCGACTCTCTGGAAAACCATACCGCTTTCTTATTCGACAAGATTAACTTCTTGATGGATGCTACCGTCGGTTTCATTAACTTAAACCAATCCAAGATCATCAAGATCTTCTCGGTGGTATCGGTAGCCTTAATGCCACCAACCTTGCTTGCCAGTATTTGGGGAATGAACTACAAGCACATGCCTGAGTTAGATGCTACTTGGGGTTATCCAATGGCGATTGTTGCAATGGTAATTTCAGCAATCATTCCACTCTGGTATTTCCACAGCAAAGGCTGGATGAAGTAA
- a CDS encoding CinA family protein, producing MNSTDLTKTLAEILLSRNWLVSLAESCTGGLVSATLTELAGSSEWFERGYITYSNEAKTECLDVPARLIESYGAVSEPVAKAMAEGARINSGSNVAISITGIAGPSGGTTEKPVGTVCFGWATENQTFTKTVHFDGDRQAVRRQATEFALTELIALLRN from the coding sequence ATGAACTCAACTGATCTCACCAAAACCTTAGCTGAGATTTTGCTTTCCAGAAACTGGCTGGTGTCACTTGCAGAGTCTTGTACTGGTGGTCTTGTATCTGCCACCCTGACTGAACTTGCAGGCTCAAGCGAGTGGTTCGAACGTGGCTACATCACTTACAGCAATGAAGCAAAAACGGAGTGCCTGGATGTCCCAGCCCGGTTAATTGAATCCTATGGAGCTGTTAGCGAGCCAGTAGCCAAGGCCATGGCCGAAGGTGCGCGGATCAATTCGGGAAGTAATGTGGCTATTTCTATTACTGGGATTGCCGGCCCGTCAGGCGGAACCACTGAGAAGCCCGTAGGCACCGTCTGTTTTGGCTGGGCGACTGAAAATCAAACCTTCACTAAAACCGTACATTTTGACGGTGATCGTCAAGCAGTAAGGAGGCAAGCAACCGAATTTGCGCTGACTGAGTTAATCGCCCTACTCAGAAATTAA
- a CDS encoding phosphatidylglycerophosphatase A — translation MTNVEHSAEVKPNLKWVFQTASRTIAFGFGSGLSPIAPGTAGTLWAWAAFLIGEYFFSTADFTWIIGGGILLGCWICGHVSEELGKKDFGGIVWDEIVAFWLVLIFIMPANIWMQLIAFALFRFFDAIKPGPIGMIDRHFKNTAGDGAQRSSFLQIIWRGFGIVVDDLAAAFFTLLAVALIQFLIR, via the coding sequence ATGACTAATGTTGAGCATTCCGCAGAAGTAAAACCAAACCTTAAATGGGTTTTTCAAACTGCTAGTCGCACCATTGCATTTGGCTTTGGTAGTGGTCTAAGTCCTATAGCTCCAGGCACTGCCGGTACTCTTTGGGCGTGGGCTGCATTTCTTATAGGTGAATATTTTTTCAGTACGGCAGACTTTACCTGGATCATTGGTGGCGGCATTTTGCTCGGCTGCTGGATCTGCGGTCATGTCAGCGAAGAGCTTGGTAAAAAAGATTTTGGCGGTATTGTTTGGGATGAAATTGTCGCGTTCTGGCTGGTGCTTATCTTCATCATGCCAGCTAATATTTGGATGCAGTTGATTGCTTTTGCGCTATTCCGATTTTTTGATGCCATCAAACCAGGCCCTATTGGCATGATTGATCGTCACTTTAAAAATACAGCAGGTGATGGCGCTCAGCGATCAAGCTTCTTACAAATTATTTGGCGAGGGTTCGGAATTGTGGTGGATGATCTTGCTGCTGCATTTTTTACACTGCTCGCAGTAGCCTTGATACAGTTTCTCATTAGATAA
- the thiL gene encoding thiamine-phosphate kinase, which translates to MSSRATPLGEFDLIERFFKTGADSMRSKADQGVTLGIGDDCALIKPPGNEEIAITSDMLVEGRHFFAGADPTLLARKALAVNLSDLAAMGASPLGFTLAIALPKVDEVWLEAFSKGLFAIAKEYSCPLIGGDTTAGPLTISITAFGSIPAGKAIRRSGAKAGDDVWVSGAVGDARLALAALRHEIDLSSEDLQRIEDRMHQPMPRIDLGIQLRDVASAALDVSDGLLGDLRHILKQSQVDAQIQLDQLPKSSILKKQESSIQNLFAACGGDDYELCFTAPSSQHEKIQEISKTLNLPLTLIGKILPQKDHQARVYLLDASGVLLSDSQAAPFLNSFDHFAQ; encoded by the coding sequence ATGTCTTCTCGCGCTACCCCCCTCGGTGAATTTGACCTGATTGAACGTTTTTTCAAAACGGGTGCGGATTCAATGCGCTCTAAAGCAGATCAAGGCGTTACCTTGGGGATTGGTGATGACTGCGCCCTGATCAAACCACCAGGGAATGAAGAAATAGCCATTACCAGCGATATGTTGGTTGAGGGCAGGCACTTTTTTGCTGGCGCCGATCCCACCCTATTGGCCCGCAAAGCCCTAGCAGTTAACCTTTCAGACCTAGCGGCCATGGGGGCAAGTCCGCTGGGTTTTACCTTGGCAATTGCCCTACCAAAAGTAGATGAAGTCTGGCTAGAAGCTTTCTCTAAAGGGCTTTTTGCCATTGCTAAGGAGTATTCCTGCCCCCTTATCGGCGGCGACACCACTGCAGGCCCCCTCACCATCTCGATCACCGCCTTTGGCAGCATCCCCGCCGGCAAAGCTATTCGCAGATCTGGCGCAAAGGCAGGCGATGACGTTTGGGTCTCGGGTGCGGTTGGAGATGCCAGACTTGCTCTTGCTGCACTGCGTCATGAAATAGATCTATCTAGCGAAGACTTACAACGAATTGAAGACCGCATGCATCAACCAATGCCGCGCATTGACTTAGGCATTCAATTGAGAGATGTGGCAAGCGCAGCTTTAGATGTCTCTGATGGGTTGTTGGGTGATTTACGCCATATTTTGAAGCAATCGCAAGTTGACGCACAAATTCAGTTGGATCAATTACCAAAATCGAGCATCTTGAAAAAACAAGAATCTTCCATTCAAAATTTATTTGCCGCATGCGGCGGTGATGATTACGAGCTTTGCTTTACTGCACCATCAAGCCAGCATGAAAAAATACAGGAAATTAGCAAAACACTTAACTTGCCACTAACACTCATTGGAAAAATACTTCCGCAAAAAGATCATCAAGCAAGGGTATATTTACTAGATGCATCAGGAGTCCTCTTAAGTGATTCACAAGCAGCTCCATTCCTCAACTCATTTGACCACTTCGCACAATGA
- a CDS encoding NADP-dependent malic enzyme, which yields MSKENNKEQQIAALREAALQYHEFPTPGKIEIAPTKQLTNQRDLALAYTPGVAAPCEEIVKDPANAFKYTARGNLVGVITNGTAVLGLGNIGPLASKPVMEGKAVLFKKFAGIDVFDIEVNENDPDKLVEIIAALEPTFGGINLEDIKAPDCFVVERKLQARMKIPVFHDDQHGTAIVVAAAILNGLKVVGKKVEEVKLVTSGAGAAALACLDLLVDLGIQRKNIWVTDLAGVAYKGRKELMDPEKEPFCQDTDLRTLDQAIEGADIFLGLSAGGVLKQDMVKKMAPKPLVYALANPTPEILPEEVKAVRPDAIMATGRTDYPNQVNNVLCFPFIFRGALDVGATTITRGMEVAAVKAVAELAQAEQSEVVASVYGLDNLSFGPEYLIPKPFDPRLITVIAPAVAKAAMDDGVALRPIKDFDAYRNQLQQFVYHSGTLMKPLFSIAKRVPANQKRIVFAEGEDERVLRAVQIIIDEHLATPILIGRPAVIEHRIEKFGLRMKAGDDFEIVNPENDSRFRDFWQTYLALTERKGVTQSFAKLEVRRRNSLIGSLLIQKGMADGMISGTVGNIATHLKYIDEVIGHEPGANVYGAMSGLILPGRQVFLVDTHINLDPTAEQLADLTLMAASEMRKLGLAPKVALLSHSNFGSSNAPSAVKMREVLALLQKADPTLEVDGEMHGDSALDASIREGAVSSSSLKGDANLLVLPNIDAANISYNLLKTAAGNGIAIGPLLLGVAKPIHILTPAATVRRIVNVTTLAVVEAASNARGIS from the coding sequence ATGAGCAAAGAAAATAATAAAGAGCAACAAATTGCAGCCTTAAGAGAGGCAGCGCTTCAGTACCACGAGTTTCCGACTCCGGGAAAAATTGAAATTGCCCCAACAAAGCAATTAACCAATCAACGAGACTTAGCCCTTGCATACACGCCTGGCGTTGCAGCTCCTTGCGAAGAGATTGTTAAAGATCCGGCAAATGCATTCAAGTACACCGCCCGTGGAAATTTAGTTGGCGTCATTACGAACGGCACAGCCGTTTTAGGTTTAGGAAATATTGGACCGCTGGCAAGTAAGCCAGTGATGGAAGGTAAAGCAGTTCTTTTTAAGAAGTTTGCTGGCATTGACGTTTTCGATATCGAAGTCAATGAAAACGATCCCGATAAATTAGTAGAAATTATTGCGGCACTAGAGCCAACTTTTGGCGGTATTAATTTAGAAGATATTAAAGCGCCTGATTGTTTTGTCGTTGAGCGCAAGTTGCAAGCTCGCATGAAGATTCCAGTCTTCCATGATGACCAACACGGTACAGCGATTGTGGTTGCAGCCGCCATCCTCAATGGTTTGAAGGTGGTTGGTAAAAAAGTAGAAGAGGTTAAGTTAGTCACCTCAGGAGCTGGTGCTGCTGCGCTAGCCTGCTTAGATTTATTGGTTGACTTAGGTATTCAGCGTAAAAATATTTGGGTTACTGACTTGGCTGGCGTTGCATACAAGGGCCGTAAAGAGTTGATGGATCCTGAAAAGGAGCCGTTTTGCCAAGACACAGATTTGCGCACACTTGATCAAGCGATTGAAGGTGCGGATATTTTCTTGGGTCTTTCTGCTGGGGGTGTACTCAAGCAAGACATGGTGAAGAAGATGGCACCGAAGCCATTGGTTTATGCCTTAGCAAATCCAACCCCTGAAATTCTTCCTGAAGAAGTGAAAGCAGTTCGTCCGGATGCAATCATGGCGACTGGTCGTACCGACTACCCAAATCAAGTAAACAACGTTTTATGTTTCCCATTCATTTTCCGCGGTGCTTTGGATGTGGGTGCAACAACGATTACTCGTGGCATGGAAGTCGCAGCGGTCAAGGCAGTAGCGGAATTGGCTCAAGCAGAGCAGAGCGAAGTGGTTGCTTCTGTTTACGGTCTCGATAACTTATCCTTTGGCCCGGAGTATTTAATTCCAAAGCCATTCGATCCTCGACTCATTACCGTGATTGCTCCTGCAGTTGCTAAGGCGGCGATGGATGATGGTGTAGCTCTACGCCCAATCAAAGATTTCGATGCCTATCGCAATCAGTTACAGCAATTCGTGTACCACTCTGGCACTTTGATGAAGCCACTCTTTAGCATTGCTAAACGTGTACCAGCAAATCAAAAACGCATTGTGTTCGCTGAGGGTGAAGATGAGCGTGTATTGCGTGCAGTGCAGATCATCATTGATGAGCATCTTGCTACCCCAATTCTGATTGGTCGCCCAGCCGTTATCGAGCATCGAATTGAGAAATTCGGCCTGCGTATGAAGGCGGGCGATGATTTTGAGATTGTGAATCCAGAGAATGATTCACGCTTCCGTGATTTCTGGCAAACCTACCTTGCACTCACAGAGCGTAAGGGTGTAACGCAGTCGTTTGCTAAGTTAGAAGTCCGCCGCCGCAACAGTTTGATTGGAAGTCTGTTGATTCAAAAAGGCATGGCTGATGGCATGATTTCCGGCACAGTCGGCAATATCGCTACGCACCTGAAATATATTGATGAAGTGATTGGGCATGAGCCTGGTGCGAATGTTTATGGTGCCATGTCAGGTTTGATTCTTCCAGGACGCCAAGTATTTTTAGTGGACACCCACATCAATCTAGACCCTACGGCCGAACAGTTAGCTGATCTCACTCTCATGGCCGCAAGTGAAATGAGAAAGCTAGGATTAGCTCCGAAAGTTGCCTTACTGTCCCATTCGAATTTTGGTTCTAGCAATGCCCCTTCCGCAGTCAAGATGCGTGAAGTGTTGGCATTACTCCAAAAGGCAGATCCAACTCTAGAGGTTGATGGAGAGATGCATGGCGATAGCGCTTTAGATGCAAGCATTCGAGAAGGTGCCGTATCTTCATCCTCACTGAAGGGCGATGCCAATCTCTTGGTCCTGCCAAACATTGATGCAGCAAACATTTCTTACAATTTGCTAAAAACAGCAGCAGGCAATGGCATTGCAATCGGCCCATTGTTGTTAGGTGTTGCTAAGCCAATTCACATCCTCACTCCGGCCGCAACTGTGCGTCGTATTGTGAATGTGACAACTTTGGCGGTTGTAGAGGCAGCGAGTAACGCCAGAGGCATTTCTTAA
- a CDS encoding barstar family protein: protein MNNRSENSNTASFDEHSRAESWDSNDRLETESSAANIYAEGGLSRLQTYAANQVSGKKVTASWRAALAVRDAGPPAMLRSVRPNIVQSIRAFRTPDLQEAATELGQHFIYANCANAMTKGEVLESIAIAYSFTKQQAKNYDPLLDALTTTVDKSGPQPGFVVVLEGLPCTQKFDKEARETLLDVFRDAVDFWAERRTPYRVFYSFA from the coding sequence ATGAATAATCGCTCTGAAAACAGCAATACAGCAAGCTTCGATGAACATAGCCGTGCTGAAAGTTGGGATAGCAATGATCGACTGGAAACCGAATCATCCGCTGCCAACATTTATGCTGAAGGCGGTTTATCTCGTTTACAAACCTATGCAGCAAATCAAGTTTCGGGGAAAAAAGTGACAGCTTCTTGGCGTGCCGCTTTGGCCGTTCGCGATGCCGGACCGCCGGCAATGTTGCGCAGTGTGCGCCCTAATATCGTTCAATCTATTCGTGCTTTCCGTACTCCTGATTTGCAGGAAGCGGCAACTGAATTGGGTCAACACTTCATTTATGCCAATTGCGCAAATGCAATGACTAAAGGTGAGGTTTTGGAGTCGATTGCGATTGCGTACTCATTTACTAAGCAGCAGGCAAAAAATTACGATCCTTTGTTGGATGCTTTGACTACCACGGTAGACAAGTCTGGCCCACAGCCTGGATTTGTAGTGGTGCTTGAAGGTTTGCCTTGTACTCAGAAGTTTGACAAAGAAGCCCGTGAAACATTGTTGGATGTTTTCCGTGATGCTGTTGATTTCTGGGCTGAGCGCCGTACTCCATACCGCGTCTTCTATTCTTTTGCTTAA
- a CDS encoding 16S rRNA (uracil(1498)-N(3))-methyltransferase translates to MPQFYLPGPWESQKPTALTPEVAHHLRVRRVQAGEFFPVFDGKGQVAKGELLSLSGKTGQVQLTDIHTDTHRETPYTITLAQGLAGGDKMDWIVEKAVETGAQNIAPMQCERSILKLTRSSDLERAQKRLAHWEGIIQAACEQCDRTVLASLEPIQTFESYLQATPKPALKLLLSPDATKSLYSVLIENAPQDIVLMIGPEGGHSPEEEAQAQAAGYQLVSLGERVLRTETAGVVAITAVHSVWNPEMQNRLK, encoded by the coding sequence ATGCCTCAATTTTATCTTCCCGGACCATGGGAATCCCAAAAGCCGACCGCCCTCACCCCAGAGGTTGCCCACCATTTGCGCGTTAGGCGTGTCCAAGCCGGGGAATTCTTCCCTGTATTTGATGGAAAAGGCCAGGTAGCCAAAGGAGAACTACTCTCTTTGAGTGGAAAAACGGGTCAAGTTCAACTGACGGATATCCATACCGACACCCATCGTGAGACCCCATATACCATTACCCTGGCTCAAGGACTGGCTGGCGGGGACAAAATGGACTGGATTGTTGAGAAAGCGGTAGAAACGGGCGCCCAAAATATTGCCCCCATGCAATGTGAACGCTCCATCCTCAAGTTAACCCGCTCCAGCGACCTTGAGCGCGCCCAAAAAAGACTTGCCCACTGGGAGGGCATCATTCAAGCAGCTTGCGAGCAATGCGATCGCACCGTCCTTGCCAGCCTGGAGCCCATTCAAACTTTTGAAAGTTATTTACAAGCGACTCCAAAACCCGCACTCAAACTACTACTCAGTCCTGATGCGACGAAAAGCCTGTATTCGGTGTTAATTGAAAATGCTCCCCAAGATATCGTCTTAATGATCGGCCCCGAGGGTGGTCATTCCCCTGAAGAAGAGGCTCAAGCGCAAGCAGCAGGCTATCAATTGGTTTCACTGGGGGAGCGGGTACTCAGAACGGAAACAGCGGGCGTAGTGGCTATTACAGCCGTACACAGCGTATGGAATCCTGAAATGCAAAATCGCCTCAAGTAG
- the tkt gene encoding transketolase: MSNLQIRMANAIRALSMDAVQQANSGHPGMPMGMADIAVGLWNEHLKHNPTDPLWIDRDRFVLSNGHGSMLLYSLLHLSGYDLPIEELKNFRQLHSKTPGHPEYGITPGVETTTGPLGQGISNAVGMALAEKLLAEEFNRPGLNIVDHYTYVFLGDGCLMEGISHEVCSLAGTLKLNKLIALWDDNGISIDGKVVSWFNEDTPKRFEAYGWNVIRAVDGHDAEAVSAAIAEAKKSDKPTLICCKTAIGQGSPNMAGSDKVHGSPLGAAEIAETRVALNWPYAPFEIPKDIYAAWDFKKRGQAAEHEWNKEFQKYKNKFPELAAELQRRMAGDLSKDFVSTLNAYLKTCQTKAETIATRKASQNAIEALAPALPEFMGGSADLTGSNLTNWSSCKPVRADQWGNHINYGVREFGMSAIMNGIALHGGYIPFGGTFLTFSDYSRNALRMAALMKLRSIFVFTHDSIGLGEDGPTHQSVEHVASLRLIPNLMVWRPCDTTESAVAWGSAIERKNGPSALIFSRQNCPFVSRTSAQIKEIARGGYVLRDPSGKIDAVIIATGSEIALALQTAQQLEKEGLGIRVVSIPSTTVFDQQDAAYKAKVLPENIPRIAVEAGVSDFWWKYGCAAVHGVDTFGESAPAPVLYEYFGLTADQIAKTVKQCIAKK, from the coding sequence ATGTCAAATCTTCAAATTCGTATGGCCAACGCCATTCGCGCCTTATCCATGGATGCTGTGCAGCAGGCAAATTCAGGTCACCCTGGTATGCCAATGGGTATGGCAGATATTGCTGTCGGTCTTTGGAATGAACATTTAAAACATAACCCAACAGATCCACTTTGGATTGATCGTGATCGCTTTGTTTTATCCAATGGTCATGGATCTATGTTGTTGTATTCACTCTTGCATCTTTCTGGTTACGACTTGCCGATTGAAGAGTTGAAAAATTTTCGTCAATTGCACAGCAAAACTCCAGGACATCCTGAGTATGGAATTACTCCCGGCGTAGAAACAACTACGGGTCCATTGGGACAGGGAATTTCTAATGCAGTAGGAATGGCACTTGCTGAAAAATTATTAGCAGAAGAATTTAATCGTCCTGGCCTTAACATCGTTGATCACTACACCTACGTATTTTTAGGTGATGGTTGTTTGATGGAAGGTATTAGTCACGAAGTGTGTTCTTTGGCCGGCACACTGAAGTTGAATAAGTTAATTGCATTATGGGATGACAACGGCATCTCGATTGATGGCAAAGTGGTTTCTTGGTTTAACGAAGATACCCCTAAGCGTTTTGAGGCTTACGGTTGGAATGTGATTCGGGCCGTTGATGGCCACGATGCAGAGGCTGTATCTGCCGCGATTGCTGAGGCCAAAAAGAGCGATAAGCCAACCCTGATCTGCTGCAAGACTGCGATAGGTCAAGGCTCACCGAATATGGCGGGTAGCGACAAGGTACATGGCTCCCCATTGGGGGCGGCAGAAATTGCTGAAACTCGTGTTGCATTGAATTGGCCATACGCCCCATTTGAAATTCCGAAAGATATTTATGCGGCATGGGATTTTAAAAAGCGTGGTCAAGCTGCCGAACATGAGTGGAATAAAGAATTTCAGAAATACAAAAACAAATTTCCAGAACTTGCTGCTGAATTGCAACGTCGTATGGCAGGTGATTTATCTAAAGATTTTGTATCCACATTAAATGCATACTTAAAAACTTGCCAAACTAAAGCAGAAACCATTGCGACTCGCAAAGCAAGTCAGAATGCGATTGAAGCATTAGCACCTGCTTTGCCAGAATTTATGGGCGGCTCTGCCGACTTAACAGGATCCAACCTCACTAATTGGTCTTCATGCAAACCTGTGCGCGCTGATCAATGGGGTAATCACATCAATTATGGCGTTCGTGAATTTGGTATGAGCGCCATCATGAACGGTATTGCCTTGCATGGTGGTTACATCCCATTTGGCGGCACATTCTTAACCTTCTCCGATTACAGTCGTAACGCTTTGCGTATGGCTGCTTTGATGAAGTTGCGCAGTATTTTTGTCTTTACCCACGACTCAATCGGTTTGGGTGAGGATGGCCCAACCCATCAGTCTGTAGAGCATGTAGCCAGCTTGCGTCTCATACCGAACCTGATGGTTTGGCGTCCATGTGACACCACAGAGAGCGCTGTAGCCTGGGGCTCAGCCATTGAGCGTAAAAACGGCCCTAGCGCCTTGATCTTTAGTCGTCAGAATTGTCCATTTGTATCTCGTACTTCTGCACAAATTAAAGAAATCGCACGTGGTGGTTACGTTTTGCGTGATCCCTCCGGCAAGATTGATGCGGTCATTATTGCAACTGGTTCTGAAATTGCGCTTGCATTACAAACTGCGCAACAGTTAGAAAAAGAAGGTTTAGGTATTCGAGTGGTTTCAATTCCATCAACCACTGTCTTTGATCAACAAGATGCTGCCTACAAAGCAAAAGTATTGCCTGAAAATATTCCGCGCATTGCAGTTGAAGCGGGCGTGAGTGATTTCTGGTGGAAGTATGGTTGCGCAGCAGTTCATGGCGTAGATACCTTTGGTGAGTCTGCGCCTGCGCCAGTGCTGTATGAATATTTTGGATTAACGGCTGACCAGATTGCGAAAACAGTTAAACAATGCATCGCAAAGAAATAA